A genomic region of Elephas maximus indicus isolate mEleMax1 chromosome 10, mEleMax1 primary haplotype, whole genome shotgun sequence contains the following coding sequences:
- the LOC126084493 gene encoding olfactory receptor 11G2-like translates to MRILKTSNISGSVNEFILLGFPCRREIQILLFVLFSLIYLLTLMGNLSIICAVWSSRKLHTPMYILLANFSFLEICYVSSDVPKLLANIISQTKSISYAGCLLQFYFFFSMCAAESLFLSVMSFDRFLAICKPLQYRTIMTNHLCVQLVVFCWTGGFLWLLTPLSLISQVPFCGPNTIDHFLCDLAPLLALSCAPVSGTTLTCGITSSLIIFLTFLYILGTYFCVLRVVLQVSSGSGRHKAFSTCASHLAVVFLFYGSVMVMYVSPGSGDHPGMQKFVTLFYALATPFFNPLIYNFQNKDMKEALKNILCLCFVGNF, encoded by the coding sequence ATGAGGATCCTGAAGACCAGTAATATCTCTGGGTCTGTGAATGAGTTCATCCTCCTGGGCTTCCCCTGCCGCAGAGAGATTCAGATCCTCCTCTTTGTGCTCTTCTCCCTCATCTACCTCCTGACCCTCATGGGGAACTTGTCTATCATTTGTGCAGTGTGGTCAAGCAGGAaactccacacacccatgtacatcCTCCTGGCCAACTTCTCCTTCCTGGAGATCTGCTATGTCAGTTCTGATGTGCCCAAATTGTTGGCCAACATCATCTCCCAGACCAAGAGCATCTCCTATGCTGGCTGCCTGCTCCAGTTCTACTTCTTCTTCTCCATGTGTGCTGCTGAGAGTTTATTCCTATCGGTGATGTCTTTTGATCGATTTCTTGCTATTTGTAAACCTTTGCAGTATCGCACCATAATGACCAATCATCTATGTGTCCAGTTAGTGGTTTTCTGCTGGACAGGTGGCTTTCTCTGGCTATTGACCCCTTTGTCCCTAATATCTCAGGTGCCCTTCTGTGGTCCAAACACCATTGACCATTTTCTCTGTGATCTGGCACCCTTACTGGCATTGTCCTGTGCTCCAGTATCTGGAACTACTCTGACCTGTGGTATTACTAGCTCTCTCATTATCTTTCTCACCTTCCTGTACATCCTTGGCACTTACTTCTGTGTCCTCAGAGTGGTGTTGCAGGTGTCCTCAGGCTCGGGGAGGCATAAGGCTTTCTCTACTTGTGCCTCCCACCTTGCTGTGGTGTTCTTGTTCTATGGCTCAGTCATGGTGATGTATGTTAGCCCAGGTTCTGGGGACCATCCTGGGATGCAGAAATTTGTGACCTTGTTCTATGCTTTGGCAACTCCATTCTTCAATCCCCTGATCTATAACTTTCAGAACAAGGATATGAAGGAGGCATTAAAGAACattttgtgtttgtgttttgtgGGAAATTTCTGA